A single region of the Phaenicophaeus curvirostris isolate KB17595 chromosome 4, BPBGC_Pcur_1.0, whole genome shotgun sequence genome encodes:
- the COX18 gene encoding cytochrome c oxidase assembly protein COX18, mitochondrial, with protein sequence MWRAPRVWRLAAALGASPDPGGGPGSLGERLSRAPPVRWAEEALLALRDAAGLPCWAAIAGGAALLRTAVTLPLAAGQRRLLVKLENLQPEIKTLAERLRYEVSVRGKQLGWSEKVARFHFKKNLRRIVTELYVRDNCHPFKATLLVWVQIPLWVCVSLALRNCSIGAAGSEVQEQFSTGGTLWFRDLTAPDSTWILPISLGLVNLLIVELFTSHKEVSRLQKLATNFFRVLSVVMVPIAATVPSSMALYWLSSSFVGLAHNLLLRSPAFRRLCCIPRTRSDSDTPYRDIVSALAARYGFKK encoded by the exons ATGTGGCGGGCGCCCCGCGTGTGGCGCCTGGCGGCGGCTCTGGGCGCGAGTCCCGACCCCGGCGGCGGCCCCGGGTCGCTGGGCGAGCGGCTGTCCCGGGCCCCGCCCGTGCGCTGGGCCGAGGAGGCGCTGCTGGCGCTGCGGGACGCGGCGGGGCTGCCGTGCTGGGCCGCCATCGCGGGAGGCGCCGCCCTGCTCCGCACCGCCGTCACCCTGCCCCTCGCCGCCGGGCAGCGCCGCCTCCTCGTCAAG TTGGAAAACTTGCAGCCTGAGATAAAAACACTGGCTGAGCGTCTTCGCTATGAGGTGTCTGTGCGTGGGAAGCAGCTGGGTTGGTCTGAAAAGGTGGCCAG gttcCACTTCAAGAAGAACCTGCGTCGCATTGTTACAGAGCTGTACGTGCGAGACAACTGCCATCCCTTCAAAGCCACCCTGCTGGTGTGGGTACAGATTCCGTTGTGGGTCTGCGTGTCCCTTGCTCTGCGCAACTGCAGCATCGGTGCTGCGGGCTCAGAAG TTCAAGAACAATTTTCCACTGGTGGAACACTGTGGTTTAGAGACCTCACAGCACCAGATTCCACCTGGATCCTGCCGATTTCACTCGGGCTGGTGAACTTGCTGATAGTAGAG CTCTTTACTTCTCACAAGGAAGTTTCCAGGCTGCAAAAGCTTGCTACGAATTTCTTCCGAGTGCTGTCAGTCGTGATGGTCCCCATTGCTGCCACAGTCCCCTCC TCCATGGCTCTGTACTGGCTGTCCTCGAGCTTTGTGGGACTCGCGCACAACCTGCTGCTGCGGTCTCCAGCCTTCCGTCGCCTGTGCTGCATACCAAGGACCAGATCGGACTCGGATACTCCTTACAGGGATATCGTGTCTGCCTTGGCTGCCAGATATGGCTTCAAGAAATGA